Part of the Gaiellales bacterium genome, GCCAGCTGGTCGAAGTCGATGCGCGGCTTGTACCAGTAGCCGTCGAGGTAGCCGCTCGAGACCAGCCGGATCAGGTTGTGGTAGCCGTCCGTGGTCTCGGCCAGCAGCGTCAGGTGCGCCCGCTTCTCGCGCTGCGGGCGGGCGGCGTGGTCGTCCACCAGGTACACCTCGCAGCCCATCACCGGCTTGATGCCGGCCTTCTCGGCCGCCCGGCTGAGCTCGACGGCACCCGCCATCGAGCCGTGGTCGGTCAGCCCGATCGCCGGCATGCCGAGGTCGACCGCCCGCTGCACCAGCGGACCGATGCGACAGGCGCCGTCCAGGATCGAGTACTCGCTGTGAACGTGAAGGTGGACGTACGGCGGGGCTTCGGTCACAGCCGGAGCAGTGTACCGATCAGGTCTGACGGATCTGGACCGCGGAGCGATCGTCGGTCACCGGCGCGATCAGCTCCTCGATCACCCTGCGGTGCTCCGGATCGTCGGCGTACGCACGCCAGCCCTGTTCGTCGTCGAAGTCGGCAACGACCGCGAAATCGGCGTTCCCGCGGAGCCCGAGATCGCGCCCGAACGCGTATGCGCGCAGCGTCGGCAGCCCCTCGCGCAGCGCCCCGAGCGCCTGCTCGATCGCTGCGACCTGCTCGTCGGTCGTACCGGCCTTCCACCTGAAGACCGCGATGTGCCGGAGCATCAGCCTCGCAGCCGGCTGAACACGACGGCGCCCGCGGCGGCCAGTGCGACGGCCGCGCCGATCAGCGGCAGCCGGCGAGACCGGCGCGCTGCCGGCTCGCGGGCGACCAGGCCGGCGACGCGCTTTCGCATCTCGCGGCGGACGACCCACTTTCCGGCGGAGTAGGTGGCATAGCCGATCAGAGCCTTGCGCTTGTTGAGCATGCTACGGAGTCTACTGCGCGGCATGGCACGGCGTCCGCACCGAAATACCACAGGATGGTGATGGTGCCGCCCGGCCGGAGGGCCGATGCTCCTGGCCCATGAACGACGAGACCGTCATCCGCCGGCCGGAGATCGACGACCGCTACCTGCGCGAATGGTTCGAGTTCGGGCTGCGCGAGCTGAGTGCCTATCTGGGCAAGCAGGCGCGGTTCGAGCGGTTCCTGCGCGACCGCGACTCCAGCTAGACGCCGACGGCCGGCACGTCCGCCATCGGCAGCGCGTGCTTGCGCGTCCGTCGCTCCGGACGCACCATCCCGGCGGCGATCCAGGCGTCGACCTCGCGGAACAGCTCCTCCACCAGCCGGGATTGCTCGACCTTGCGCAGCACCTGTCCGTGCGCGTAGAGGAATCCGGCGTCGCGGCCGCCGGCGATGCCGAAGTCGGCGTCGCCCGCCTCACCCGGCCCGTTCACCGCGCACCCCATCACGGCCACCTCGAACACCTCGTCATAGCCGGCCAGGCGCTCCTGCACCCGCTCGGCGAGATCGAGCACCTCGACGTTCGTGCGGCCGCACGACGGGCAGGCGATCATCATCGGGCCCTTGTGCCGCAGCCCCAGCGAGCGCAGGATCTCCCATGCGACGCGCACCTCCTCGACCGGGTGCGCCGTCAGCGAGACGCGGATGGTGTCGCCGATGCCCTGTGCCAGCAGCGCGCCGATCCCGATCGAGCTCTTGACCGTTCCGGTGAACGCTGGCCCGGCCTCGGTGACACCGAGGTGTAGCGGGTAGGGAACGCGCTCGCTGAGCCGCTGGTAGGCCTGGATCATCACCGGCACCGAGGACGACTTGACCGAGATCTTGAACTCGCGGTAGTCGAGCCGCTCGAGCAGCCGCACCTCCTCGAGCGCGGCCTCGACCAGCGCACCGGCGGGGTCGTTGGTCGCGAACTGGCGCAGGTGGTCGGGCAGCGAGCCGGAGTTGGCGCCGATCCGCATCGGCGTCCCCGTCTCCTTCGCCCGTCGCACCACCTGCTCGACCTTGTCCGGGCCGCCGATGTTGCCCGGGTTGATGCGAACGGCGGCCACGCCCGCGTCCATCGCGCGCAGCGCGAGCGAGGCGTTGAAGTGGATGTCGGCGATCACCGGCAGCGGCGAACCGGCCACGACAGCGGGCAGCGCGTCGGCGTCGGCGCGCCCGGGGACGGCCACGCGGGCGACCTCGCACCCCGCCTCCGCCAGCTCGCGGATCTGGCCCAGCGTCGCCTCGGCATCGGCCGTGTCGGTCGTGGTCATGGACTGCACGACCACCGGCGCTCCGCCCCCGATCGGCACACCGCCGACCGTGATCTGCTTCTCGCTCGCCATCTGTCGGGAAGGATACCGGGGGGCCTGGCGCCGCCGCCCCAGGCGGCCTACCGCGGCTGGGCGCCGAACAGGTCGTTGTGCAGGCCGAACAGGAACAGGAACAGGACGAGCGCGATGCCGAACGCCGACACCCGCTCGAACGTCGCCCGCGACAGCGCCCGCCCGCGGAACCGCTCGATCGCGAGCAGCAGCAGGTGCCCGCCGTCGAGCGGCAGGAACGGCAGCAGGTTCAGGATCCCGAGCGAGAGCGAGATGTAGCCGAGCAGCCACAGGTAGTACGGCGCGCCGGTGTCCGCCGCGCTCGCCGACACCTTGACGATCCCCACCGGGCCCGAGACGGACGAGGTGCCCTCGCTGCCGATGCCGCGGACAGAGCCCGAGATCATCGTCCACATCTGCGAGACGCCCTCGACCGGCGCCTTCCACACGGGGGCGCTGCGCGTCGTTGCGATCGCGTCGGGGATGAAGCCGACGATGTAGCGGCCGTCGCGCCGCACCGGCCGCAGCGGCCCGATCTTGAGCGTCTGGGTTCCGCGCCGCACGGTCAGGGTGACGGCATGGCCGCCGCTGCCTGAGATCAGCCCCCGCACCTGCGCGAAGTCGCCGATCCGGTGGCCGTTGAACGAGATCGTGCGCACCGGGTGGCCGTCGACCTCGACGATGCGGTCGCCGACCCGCAGGCCGGCCCTGTCGCCGGGGAGACCCTTCTCGATGCCGGCCACCGCCGGCGTCGGGTAGAGCGGCTGCGGCATCCCGGTCACCGCGAGGGCGGTGAGGATGATGAATGCGGTGAGGATGTTGGCGAACGGCCCGGCGGCGATCGTGATCAGCCGGTTGCGGCGCGGGCTGCGCCAGTAGCCCCGGGGGTCGGTCGACTCGATGAACCGCTCGAGCGCCTTGCGCGCGCGGCGGCGGTCGAGCTCGCCGATCTCCTCGGTCCCCGCGAT contains:
- a CDS encoding Dabb family protein — its product is MLRHIAVFRWKAGTTDEQVAAIEQALGALREGLPTLRAYAFGRDLGLRGNADFAVVADFDDEQGWRAYADDPEHRRVIEELIAPVTDDRSAVQIRQT
- the ispG gene encoding flavodoxin-dependent (E)-4-hydroxy-3-methylbut-2-enyl-diphosphate synthase translates to MASEKQITVGGVPIGGGAPVVVQSMTTTDTADAEATLGQIRELAEAGCEVARVAVPGRADADALPAVVAGSPLPVIADIHFNASLALRAMDAGVAAVRINPGNIGGPDKVEQVVRRAKETGTPMRIGANSGSLPDHLRQFATNDPAGALVEAALEEVRLLERLDYREFKISVKSSSVPVMIQAYQRLSERVPYPLHLGVTEAGPAFTGTVKSSIGIGALLAQGIGDTIRVSLTAHPVEEVRVAWEILRSLGLRHKGPMMIACPSCGRTNVEVLDLAERVQERLAGYDEVFEVAVMGCAVNGPGEAGDADFGIAGGRDAGFLYAHGQVLRKVEQSRLVEELFREVDAWIAAGMVRPERRTRKHALPMADVPAVGV
- a CDS encoding M50 family metallopeptidase, giving the protein MRYVIPIIGLLLLIFVHELGHFTAAKRTGMRALRFYIGFPPPIVRRTVRDTEYGIGLIPLGGFVKIPGMLRPEPSDLWAVEDMLHRSEHVPQERASEIGVAHDHITRLIALGRMDEAAVAAGELRDLIAGTEEIGELDRRRARKALERFIESTDPRGYWRSPRRNRLITIAAGPFANILTAFIILTALAVTGMPQPLYPTPAVAGIEKGLPGDRAGLRVGDRIVEVDGHPVRTISFNGHRIGDFAQVRGLISGSGGHAVTLTVRRGTQTLKIGPLRPVRRDGRYIVGFIPDAIATTRSAPVWKAPVEGVSQMWTMISGSVRGIGSEGTSSVSGPVGIVKVSASAADTGAPYYLWLLGYISLSLGILNLLPFLPLDGGHLLLLAIERFRGRALSRATFERVSAFGIALVLFLFLFGLHNDLFGAQPR